In a genomic window of Macaca nemestrina isolate mMacNem1 chromosome 18, mMacNem.hap1, whole genome shotgun sequence:
- the LOC105491437 gene encoding nucleolar protein 3 isoform X1, giving the protein MRSVILGLTMGNAQERPSETIDRERKRLVETLQADSGLLLDALLARGVLTGPEYEALDALPDAERRVRRLLLLVQGKGEAACQELLRCAQRTAGAPDPAWDWQHVGPGYRDRSYDPPCPGHWTPEAPGSGTTCPGLPRASDTDEAGGLEGCEAVQSGTPEEPEPELEAEASEEAELEPEPELEPEPEAEPEPELEPEPDPGPEPDFEEGEESEDS; this is encoded by the exons GCCTGACAATGGGCAACGCGCAGGAGCGGCCGTCGGAGACTATAGACCGCGAAAGGAAACGCCTGGTCGAGACATTGCAGGCGGACTCGGGGCTGCTGTTGGACGCGCTGTTGGCGCGAGGCGTGCTCACCGGGCCAGAGTACGAGGCATTGGATGCACTGCCTGATGCCGAGCGCAGGGTGCGCCGCCTACTGCTGCTGGTGCAGGGCAAGGGCGAGGCCGCCTGCCAGGAGCTGCTGCGCTGTGCCCAGCGTACCGCGGGCGCGCCTGACCCCGCCTGGGACTGGCAGCACGTGGGTCCGG GTTACCGGGACCGCAGCTATGACCCTCCATGCCCAGGCCACTGGACGCCGGAGGCACCCGGCTCGGGGACCACATGCCCTGGGTTGCCCAGAGCTTCAGACACCGACGAGGCCGGGGGCCTGGAGGGCTGCGAGGCGGTGCAATCCGGGACCCCAGAGGAACCAGAGCCAGAGCTGGAAGCAGAGGCCTCTGAAGAGGCTGAACTGGAGCCAGAGCCAGAGCTGGAACCCGAGCCTGAAGCAGAACCAGAGCCGGAACTGGAGCCAGAACCGGACCCAGGGCCCGAGCCCGACTTCGAGGAAGGGGAGGAGTCGGAAG ATTCCTGA
- the LOC105491437 gene encoding nucleolar protein 3 isoform X2, which produces MGNAQERPSETIDRERKRLVETLQADSGLLLDALLARGVLTGPEYEALDALPDAERRVRRLLLLVQGKGEAACQELLRCAQRTAGAPDPAWDWQHVGPGYRDRSYDPPCPGHWTPEAPGSGTTCPGLPRASDTDEAGGLEGCEAVQSGTPEEPEPELEAEASEEAELEPEPELEPEPEAEPEPELEPEPDPGPEPDFEEGEESEDS; this is translated from the exons ATGGGCAACGCGCAGGAGCGGCCGTCGGAGACTATAGACCGCGAAAGGAAACGCCTGGTCGAGACATTGCAGGCGGACTCGGGGCTGCTGTTGGACGCGCTGTTGGCGCGAGGCGTGCTCACCGGGCCAGAGTACGAGGCATTGGATGCACTGCCTGATGCCGAGCGCAGGGTGCGCCGCCTACTGCTGCTGGTGCAGGGCAAGGGCGAGGCCGCCTGCCAGGAGCTGCTGCGCTGTGCCCAGCGTACCGCGGGCGCGCCTGACCCCGCCTGGGACTGGCAGCACGTGGGTCCGG GTTACCGGGACCGCAGCTATGACCCTCCATGCCCAGGCCACTGGACGCCGGAGGCACCCGGCTCGGGGACCACATGCCCTGGGTTGCCCAGAGCTTCAGACACCGACGAGGCCGGGGGCCTGGAGGGCTGCGAGGCGGTGCAATCCGGGACCCCAGAGGAACCAGAGCCAGAGCTGGAAGCAGAGGCCTCTGAAGAGGCTGAACTGGAGCCAGAGCCAGAGCTGGAACCCGAGCCTGAAGCAGAACCAGAGCCGGAACTGGAGCCAGAACCGGACCCAGGGCCCGAGCCCGACTTCGAGGAAGGGGAGGAGTCGGAAG ATTCCTGA